The genomic region ATGAGCCGCAGCCCGGTGCGGGCCGCCGTCGAACGCCTCGTGAACGAGGGCCTGCTAGTGGTCACCGCGGTCGGCATCGACTTGGCCCGCCTCGATCACCGAGACCTGATCGACGGACTGCAGGTGCGTTCCCGCCTCGAGGGCCTCGCCGCACGACTGGCCACCAACCGCCTGTCGGGCGCCGACCTCGACACCCTGCGCGACAACCTCACCCGCTTCAAGTCCGCCGTGCGCAGTGGCGACACCCTCACCGCACGCCGGCTCGACCTCGACTTCCACAGCGTCATCCGAGACAACTGCGGCAACGGTCTGCTTGTCGAGAACCTCCGCCGGGTCCAGGCGCGAGTGATCGTCGCGACCTACACCACCGCCTGGGTGAGCGCCCACGAGGTGGTCGTCGATGAGCACGAGGCGATCCTCAAGGCTCTCGAGGCGCGCGACGCCGACGCCGCCGAGCGGGCCGCCATCGAACACCTCGAACGGCTCATCGGCCGGGTGCAGGCCCACTTCGAGACCGCGACGAACTAAGTGCGATTAGTTCACTACGCCTTGCATGCAACCTCTGCTAGACTCCTGCATGCAGGATGCAGCAAAGCCCGGCGTCGGCAACGGGGTCACGTCGTGGGTTTGCTCAGCAATCAACAAGTAACCTTAGGAGTACCCCGTGAGCCAGGGCGCCGTACGGCCCACCGTCCTGCGCAGAGATGCCGCCCGCAACCGCCGTCGCATTCTGGACGCGGCCCGGAGCCTTGCGGATGACGGAAAGCCGTTACAACTCAATCTCGTCGCCCAGCACGCCGGAGTCGGCGTCGCCACCGTGTACCGCCACTTTCCCACGTCGGAAGCGCTCACCGAAGCGCTTGCGGCCGAACAGATCTCGATTCTGATCTCCAAGGTCGAGTCGGTCCCGCAAACGGTGCAGGGCCTCCGATGCTTCATCAAGACGGCCCTGGCGGTGTTCATGCGGGACAGCGCGCCGGCAACCGCGTTGATCGATCCCGTCACCGACGACGTCCGTACGCAGCGCCGTCGACTCCTCTACGGTCTTCGCTCGCTCGTCACCGGCATCGTCGCCTCCGACCCCTCGCTCTCCCCCACGCTCGGGCCGACCGATGCCATGCTGCTGCTGTGCGGAGCGGGCACCGCCATCCGTCACGCGCCGGATCGAAGCGACCCGACACTCCCCGACCGCTACCTGCGAGCGTTGCTCGTCGGCCTGCTTCCCCGGCGGCCCAGAAACGGCATGGCGGTCCGCTAGCCTCGGCCGCAAGCAGGACCAGTCTCCTTGCGGCCGAGGCCCAGACACGTCAGCGGACGGGGCGCAGCGAGTCGAAGGTCAGTTCCTTCAGGTTGCGGTAGCCGTCGACGGCCATGATCAGGTCGGCCTCGGCCAGCAGTGACCGGGCGACGTGCTCGATGCCTTTCGAACCACCCAGCGCGGCGCCCCATGCGTACGGGCGGCCGATCCCTACGGCCGAGGCGCCCATCGCGAGTGCCTTGACAATGTCGGCGCCCGTGCGGATTCCGGAGTCGAACAGCACCGGGGTGTCACCGGCGGCGGCCACGACGTCGGGCAGGCAGTCCAACGCAGGCAGGCCACCGTTGGCCTGACGGCCACCGTGGTTCGAGCAGTAGATCCCGTCGACGCCGGCGTCGACCGCGCGTCGTGCGTCGTCGGGGTGCTGAATTCCCTTGAGAATCACCGGCATCTTGGTGATGGACCGCACCCACTCGACGTCCTCCCAGGTCACCGAGTGGCCGAACAGGCTGTGCCAGTAGTCGGCTGCCAGCCTCGGATTGGCCTGCAGTTCGGACGCGTCGATTCCCGACTGCGCCTTGAACTTCTCCTGGAACACCGGGTCGGTGACGTAGTTGGTCAAGCACAGCCCGCGCAGGAACGGGAAGTTCGACAGCGTGAGATCGCGTGGCCGCCAACCGAAGATCCAGGTGTCCAGGGTGATCACCAGACCGTCGTAGCCCGCCGCCTCGGCGCGTTTGATGAAGCTCTCCGCGAGGTCGCGGTCCTCCGGATAGTAGATCTGGTAGTACGCCGGGGTGTCCCCCGCGTGCTTGCGGATCTCCTCCAGCGGGCTCATGGCGAGCGTCGAGGTGATGTACGGGACGCCGGTGCGGGCGCTGGCCTGGGCACTGGCGACGTCACCGTGGCCGTCCTGGGCACACAGCGCGATCACACCGATCGGAGCGAAGAACATCGGAGCCGTCCATTTCCGGCCCCACAGCTCGACCGACAGGTCGCGGTCGGTGGCCGCCGCCAGCATCCGCGGCATCAGCCCCCAGTGTTTGAAGGCCTCCACATTGGCCCGCTGGGTGTGCTCGTCACCGGAACCACCGGCGACGTAGGACAGCATGCTCGGCGGGAGCGCCTGCTGCGCATGGGATTCCCAGTCGTCATAGGTCATGGGAAGCGTGGGAATGACGCCCGCCAGCCCCTGACGATAAATGTCGTTCTGATAGTCCCCGAAATTGGACATGATGTCTCCTGAAAATGGGAGGTTCTTCGCATTTCTGACATACCCGCTCTCCCGGTAGCGTGAGCGAACGGGCAGATATACCAATGCAATACAGCGGCCGTCTCAGCGCATTGACATTGTGATCATCACGACGGCGCGACGGGGTGTCAACAGGAGTAGCGGATAGCAAATCCATTTCAATTACCCACTGCCCGTGAGCATTTGATCATGTGTCGACAGCACACGAAAAATCGGGATACGTTTGTCCCATGTCCACAGTTGCCGATCACCTCGTATCCGTACTGTCGCGAAGCGGGGTGCGCCGCGTCTACGGGTTGCCGGGCGACAGCCTCAACGGGTTCACCGACGCGATTCGCCGCTCCGGCGAACTCAGCTGGGAGCACGTCCGCCACGAGGAGACCGCGGCCTTCGCGGCCGCCGCCGACGCCGCGCTCACCGGTCAGCTGGCGGTCTGCGCGGGCAGCTGCGGTCCTGGCAACCTGCATCTGATCAACGGGCTGTTCGACGCGCAGCGCAGCCGGGTGCCGGTGCTGGCGATCGCGGCGCACATCCCCCGCACCGAGATCGGCTCGGACTACTTCCAGGAAACCCACCCGCAGGACCTGTTCCGCGAGTGCAGTGTGTACTGCGAACTGGTGAGCACCCCGGAGATGGCGCCACGCATCATCGCGATGGCCATGCGCGCCGCGATCGAGGACAGCGGCGTGGCGGTGGTGGTCATCCCGGGCGAGATCTTCAACCAGCGCGCCGAGGCCACCGGCTGGAGCACCCGTCCGATCACCGCGTCGCACTCGATCGTTCGGCCCGATGACGAAGCCCTGCGGCAGGCGGCCGGGATTCTCAACGAGGCGAACGCGGTGACGATCCTGGGCGGGGCCGGCGTCGCGGGCGCACACGACGCGCTGATCCGGGCCGCCGCCACGCTGCAGGCACCGGTGGTACACGCGTTGCGGGGCAAGGAGTTCATCGAGTACGACAACCCGTTCGATGTCGGGATGACAGGTCTGCTCGGCTTCGCGTCGGGCTACAAGGCCATCAAGGAAGCCGACGTGCTGCTGATGCTGGGCACCGACTTCCCGTATCAGCAGTTCTATCCCGAGAACGCCAAGGTCATCCAGGTCGACATCCGCGGCCGCCACATCGGTCGTCGCACCCCGGTCGACGTCGGCCTGGTCGGCACCGTCGCCGACACCCTCGAGGCGCTGCAACCGATGCTGCGGCCCAAGTTCGACCGCCAGCACCTGGATCGCTCACTGCGTCACTACCGCAAGACCCGGCAGCGCCTCGACGAGTTGGCGGTCAACGACCGTGACCGCACCCCGATCCGCCCGGAATACGTTGCCGGACTGATCAACCGGCTGGCCGGCGAGGACGCGGTGTTCACCTGCGACGTCGGCTCGCCGGTGGTGTGGGCGGCTCGGTACCTGACGATGAACGGCCGTCGCCGGCTCATCGGGTCGTTCAACCACGGCACCATGGCCAACGCGCTACCGCACGCGATCGGCGCCCAGACCGCCTACCCGGGCCGCCAGGTCGTCGCGCTGGCCGGCGACGGCGGGTTGACGATGCTGTTCGGTGAGCTGATCACGCTCATCCAGAACCGGTTGCCGGTCAAGGTGGTGGTGTTCAACAACTCCTCGCTGAACTTCGTCGAACTGGAGATGAAGGCCGCGGGCATCGTGAACTTCGGCACCGACCTGACCAACCCCGACTTCGCCGCCGTCGCACAGTCGATGGGGATCTTCGGGCGCCGCGTTGAACAGCCCGCGGACCTGGAGCAGGCGCTGACCGACGCGTTCGCCCACGACGGACCCGCCCTCGTCGACGTCGTCACCGCCCGTCAGGAGCTGTCGATCCCGCCGACCATCACCGCCGAGCAGGCCAAGGGCTTCTCGCTGTACGCGATCCGCACCATCCTGGCCGGCCGCGGCGACGAACTGCTCGACCTCATCACCACCAACGTCGCGCGCCGGATCCTGGACTGACGCCCCCGCCGATCGTCAGCCCGCGGTACATGTGCCGGAACGGCTGGCCGATGACGAACGGATCAACGCGAGCACCAGTACACGCCCGCCGTTGGCGGCGTCGGCGTGCAGGTGCTCGTACTGGTGGTCGTCGTTGGTCCAGTCGAGCACATACTCAAGACCCCGACTTCGCCCGCCGGGTTCGCGACTGACGCGCACGGCAATTCAGGTAGTGCACTACGCATGACGCGCCGGCTGCGCCGGTGACACCGTGTGAGCAGCCCGAAACTCGGGTCTTCACGACAAGCAGCGAGGTGCATCGATGGCTACCACCGTCGTCTTCAAAAACCTTTTCAATGCCCAGATTCCGCCCGACGAGACCCTCTACCTGGTGCTCGGCCCGCACCCGAAACTCGGGCAGGGCGCGGTGTCCGTATCGGCCCAGGCTCTGTCGGTTCCCGACAGCGGGTTCGGCGATAACCCCGTCTACCTCGAAGTGATCCAGGCGGCGACCCGGCGCGGCCGCGGCCAGTTCGGCGAGGAGGACCGCTTCATGGACATCGTCGTACGCAACAACTCGCATGTGGGTGGTCCACCCAGCGGCAACACGGCGTTCAACCTGTACACGTCGGTCGACATCCCGTGACACCCCCACTAGGAGAAAGGTACGAACGATGAAAGTCGTTGCCACCGTTGACACTGACGGCAACATCGTCACGATCGGAGCGACGCCCGACGGCATGCCCCGCCTGGCGGCCGCCCTGTTACCCGGCCAGTCGGAGATCGAGATCACCGATCACGACATCAGCGACGATGATCCCGACGAGCAGGTGCACCGCAAGCTCGCCGAACTCACGCGCGCAAGGGCGCGGTCGACATCGACGTGAGCTTGGCCCGCCCGTGGCCAGGGTCCGCACCGGATCCTGGCCACGCTCGCTTATATACGCTTGCATCTATATAGATGAAGGCGCATACTTCAAGCCGTGGATGTCTTCGAAGCGGTCGCCGAGCCCACCCGGCGCGCCCTGCTCGACGCACTCGTCGACGGTGAGCGCACCGCCGGTGAGCTCGTCGCGACCCTGCCGCAACTGACCCAGCCGACGGTCTCCCGGCATCTGAAGATCCTGCGCGAGGTCGGCCTGGTCGAGGTCCGCCCGGACGCCCAGCGCCGCATCTACGCGCTGCGCGCTGACGGTCTGATGGCCATCGACGACTGGATCGCCCGGTACCGCCGCCTGTGGACCGATCACCTCGACGCCCTGGAGCGTCATCTGGCCAGAAAGCACGGGAGCCCCGATGAGTGACCGCAACGGAACGCTGACCGTCCACGGCGACCGCGCCGTCCTGACCTTCGAACGCCGCCTCCCCTACCCCGTCGAGGCGGTGTGGTCGGC from Mycolicibacterium phlei harbors:
- a CDS encoding GntR family transcriptional regulator; this encodes MPFEPVQRPAGLSDLAYDQLRSRILDGQFPTGRRTSVVSIAEQLNMSRSPVRAAVERLVNEGLLVVTAVGIDLARLDHRDLIDGLQVRSRLEGLAARLATNRLSGADLDTLRDNLTRFKSAVRSGDTLTARRLDLDFHSVIRDNCGNGLLVENLRRVQARVIVATYTTAWVSAHEVVVDEHEAILKALEARDADAAERAAIEHLERLIGRVQAHFETATN
- a CDS encoding TetR/AcrR family transcriptional regulator, which gives rise to MSQGAVRPTVLRRDAARNRRRILDAARSLADDGKPLQLNLVAQHAGVGVATVYRHFPTSEALTEALAAEQISILISKVESVPQTVQGLRCFIKTALAVFMRDSAPATALIDPVTDDVRTQRRRLLYGLRSLVTGIVASDPSLSPTLGPTDAMLLLCGAGTAIRHAPDRSDPTLPDRYLRALLVGLLPRRPRNGMAVR
- a CDS encoding lactate 2-monooxygenase, which translates into the protein MSNFGDYQNDIYRQGLAGVIPTLPMTYDDWESHAQQALPPSMLSYVAGGSGDEHTQRANVEAFKHWGLMPRMLAAATDRDLSVELWGRKWTAPMFFAPIGVIALCAQDGHGDVASAQASARTGVPYITSTLAMSPLEEIRKHAGDTPAYYQIYYPEDRDLAESFIKRAEAAGYDGLVITLDTWIFGWRPRDLTLSNFPFLRGLCLTNYVTDPVFQEKFKAQSGIDASELQANPRLAADYWHSLFGHSVTWEDVEWVRSITKMPVILKGIQHPDDARRAVDAGVDGIYCSNHGGRQANGGLPALDCLPDVVAAAGDTPVLFDSGIRTGADIVKALAMGASAVGIGRPYAWGAALGGSKGIEHVARSLLAEADLIMAVDGYRNLKELTFDSLRPVR
- the poxB gene encoding ubiquinone-dependent pyruvate dehydrogenase — its product is MSTVADHLVSVLSRSGVRRVYGLPGDSLNGFTDAIRRSGELSWEHVRHEETAAFAAAADAALTGQLAVCAGSCGPGNLHLINGLFDAQRSRVPVLAIAAHIPRTEIGSDYFQETHPQDLFRECSVYCELVSTPEMAPRIIAMAMRAAIEDSGVAVVVIPGEIFNQRAEATGWSTRPITASHSIVRPDDEALRQAAGILNEANAVTILGGAGVAGAHDALIRAAATLQAPVVHALRGKEFIEYDNPFDVGMTGLLGFASGYKAIKEADVLLMLGTDFPYQQFYPENAKVIQVDIRGRHIGRRTPVDVGLVGTVADTLEALQPMLRPKFDRQHLDRSLRHYRKTRQRLDELAVNDRDRTPIRPEYVAGLINRLAGEDAVFTCDVGSPVVWAARYLTMNGRRRLIGSFNHGTMANALPHAIGAQTAYPGRQVVALAGDGGLTMLFGELITLIQNRLPVKVVVFNNSSLNFVELEMKAAGIVNFGTDLTNPDFAAVAQSMGIFGRRVEQPADLEQALTDAFAHDGPALVDVVTARQELSIPPTITAEQAKGFSLYAIRTILAGRGDELLDLITTNVARRILD
- a CDS encoding ArsR/SmtB family transcription factor yields the protein MDVFEAVAEPTRRALLDALVDGERTAGELVATLPQLTQPTVSRHLKILREVGLVEVRPDAQRRIYALRADGLMAIDDWIARYRRLWTDHLDALERHLARKHGSPDE